The Lysobacter capsici genome has a segment encoding these proteins:
- a CDS encoding S9 family peptidase, whose protein sequence is MARTHPRADFLAEPVIRSVALSADGRVLAWLRERGRKRELWVAPVEALSANGAVGAAPARRLLAHTEAERVLWLADRRHLLLESPRQLWALDAIGRNGMRLLSELGERERRELRAIDSAARASVVIGERLDAPRRYRLLRIGLDGRTRVLYESGDEVLGFALDPQGRVAFVSHAREEQHVVFRVDRAGGLRDVLRCRQLQRCGPLSTTPDGRGLWLLGDVGGDLRGLQRLDPDGRLLTVHSDPRGIADIDEAALDPVDEQPLFALYDSVDASIAATDPALREPVEALARRFQGRRIDLSIGRGTDARWLVRESGSQLQAPRWHLYDPRSGRVDEILRDDSAPRIGEAELARKIAFSYRASDGFLLRGFVSLPPGADPARTPLIASIHGGPWNHERPGYDAHTQFLVNRGYAVFEPNFRGSTGHGRAYQFAPQGDYGNGRVQRDIVDGVRYLLGRGIGDADRVGIVGASFGGYSALLGATFEPDLFKVAVAAVPCVDFGRNARDIALHPELGLMSGIPLQTSLRLLRIDIEDHATMNRLHAQSPLANLARLRRPVLLLAGAKDQKVTLRSITDYAARLRLAGRDVGLLVDPDAGHSTRAPIAREAQMYLSERLLHARLGGVSAAPPSAALRDYLQRNLRLANGELRDLRPRSAPDPDRVATGSR, encoded by the coding sequence ATGGCGCGAACCCATCCGCGCGCCGATTTTCTTGCCGAACCGGTGATTCGCTCGGTCGCCCTGTCCGCCGATGGCCGCGTCTTGGCCTGGTTGCGCGAACGTGGCCGCAAGCGCGAATTGTGGGTGGCGCCGGTCGAAGCGCTGAGCGCGAACGGCGCGGTCGGCGCGGCGCCGGCGCGCCGGCTGCTCGCCCACACCGAGGCCGAGCGCGTGCTGTGGCTGGCGGATCGGCGCCATCTGCTGCTGGAGTCGCCGCGCCAGTTATGGGCCCTGGATGCGATCGGCCGCAACGGTATGCGCTTGCTCAGCGAGCTGGGCGAGCGCGAGCGTCGCGAGTTGCGCGCGATCGACAGCGCAGCGCGCGCAAGCGTGGTGATCGGCGAACGGCTGGATGCGCCGCGCCGCTATCGCCTGCTGCGGATCGGCCTGGATGGACGCACCCGAGTGCTGTACGAAAGCGGCGACGAAGTGCTGGGCTTCGCCCTGGACCCGCAAGGACGCGTCGCCTTCGTCTCGCATGCGCGCGAGGAACAGCACGTCGTGTTCCGGGTCGATCGCGCCGGCGGCCTGCGCGATGTTCTGCGGTGCCGCCAGTTGCAACGCTGCGGCCCGCTGTCGACCACGCCGGACGGACGCGGCCTGTGGTTGCTGGGCGATGTCGGCGGCGATCTGCGCGGTTTGCAGCGCCTCGATCCCGATGGCCGATTGCTGACCGTGCACAGCGATCCGCGCGGCATCGCCGATATCGACGAGGCCGCGCTCGATCCGGTCGACGAACAACCCTTGTTCGCGCTGTACGACAGCGTGGATGCATCGATCGCGGCGACCGATCCGGCGCTGCGCGAGCCGGTCGAAGCGCTGGCCCGTCGTTTCCAGGGCCGGCGCATCGACCTGAGCATCGGCCGCGGCACCGATGCGCGCTGGCTCGTGCGCGAAAGCGGCAGCCAACTGCAGGCGCCGCGCTGGCATCTGTACGATCCGCGCAGCGGACGCGTCGATGAGATCCTGCGTGACGACAGCGCGCCGCGCATCGGCGAGGCCGAGCTGGCGCGCAAGATCGCCTTCAGCTACCGGGCCAGCGACGGATTTCTCCTGCGCGGTTTCGTATCCTTGCCGCCCGGCGCCGATCCCGCGCGCACGCCGCTGATCGCATCGATCCACGGTGGGCCGTGGAATCACGAACGGCCCGGCTACGACGCGCATACCCAGTTCCTGGTCAATCGCGGCTACGCCGTGTTCGAGCCGAATTTCCGCGGTTCCACCGGCCACGGCCGCGCCTATCAATTCGCTCCGCAGGGCGATTACGGCAACGGCCGGGTGCAGCGCGATATCGTCGATGGCGTGCGTTATCTGCTCGGTCGCGGCATCGGCGACGCCGACCGCGTCGGCATCGTCGGCGCTTCGTTCGGCGGCTATTCGGCGTTGCTGGGCGCGACCTTCGAACCGGATCTGTTCAAGGTCGCGGTGGCGGCGGTGCCGTGCGTCGACTTCGGCCGCAATGCGCGCGATATCGCGCTGCATCCCGAGCTGGGCCTGATGTCGGGCATTCCCCTGCAGACCAGTTTGCGTTTGTTGCGGATCGATATCGAGGACCACGCGACGATGAACCGCCTGCATGCGCAATCGCCGCTGGCGAACCTCGCCCGGCTGCGTCGTCCGGTATTGCTGCTGGCCGGCGCCAAGGACCAGAAAGTAACCTTGCGCAGCATTACCGACTACGCCGCGCGCCTGCGCCTGGCCGGTCGCGATGTCGGTCTGCTGGTCGATCCCGACGCAGGCCATTCGACCCGCGCGCCGATCGCGCGCGAAGCGCAGATGTATCTGAGCGAACGCCTGCTGCATGCGCGGCTCGGCGGCGTATCGGCCGCGCCGCCGAGCGCCGCGCTGCGCGACTACCTGCAGCGCAATCTGCGTCTGGCCAACGGCGAGCTTCGCGATCTGCGGCCGCGCAGCGCACCCGATCCGGATCGGGTCGCGACCGGTTCGCGTTGA
- a CDS encoding ABC transporter ATP-binding protein, producing MAVIAPHIAAPYVITANDDGEYVIETRALSKRYGRKLALDGLDLRVPRGRIHAIVGANGAGKSTLFRLLLGFLAPSSGSARILGRDSQRLTPDDRGRIGFVNEEHTLPEWMSVAAVIAMQRHHYPRWNQATYDSVAGNYHLLPEQKVGQLSRGERAGFNLALAMAQSPELLILDEPTLGLDVVAKRAFLESLLHTNLSERCTVIYCSHQMEEIERVADNLIVLERGRLRNMSPPDEFCARVCHWIAEFPFRAPEAALVPGLLQVQQIDGLHHYLVLDQGPDFEHFLYAAGARSAHGMPVSLDRAVNGLLAQNHIGAGRG from the coding sequence ATGGCCGTCATCGCGCCGCATATCGCCGCACCGTATGTAATCACCGCCAACGACGACGGCGAGTACGTGATCGAAACCCGCGCGCTGAGCAAGCGCTACGGACGCAAGCTCGCGCTCGATGGACTGGACCTGCGCGTCCCGCGCGGCCGTATTCACGCCATCGTCGGCGCCAACGGCGCCGGCAAGTCGACCCTGTTCCGGCTGCTGCTCGGTTTTCTCGCGCCCAGCAGCGGCAGCGCGCGGATCCTCGGCCGCGACAGCCAGCGGCTGACCCCGGACGATCGCGGCCGCATCGGTTTCGTCAACGAAGAACACACCCTGCCCGAATGGATGAGCGTGGCCGCGGTGATCGCGATGCAGCGGCATCACTACCCGCGCTGGAACCAGGCCACCTACGACAGCGTCGCCGGCAACTACCACCTGCTGCCGGAACAGAAGGTCGGGCAACTCTCGCGCGGCGAACGCGCCGGTTTCAACCTCGCGCTGGCCATGGCGCAGAGCCCGGAACTACTGATCCTCGACGAACCCACGCTCGGCCTGGACGTGGTCGCCAAGCGCGCGTTTCTCGAATCGCTGCTGCACACCAACCTGAGCGAGCGTTGCACGGTGATCTATTGCTCGCACCAGATGGAGGAGATCGAACGGGTCGCCGACAACCTGATCGTTCTCGAACGCGGCCGCCTGCGCAACATGTCGCCGCCCGACGAATTCTGCGCGCGGGTCTGCCACTGGATCGCCGAATTCCCGTTCCGCGCGCCCGAGGCCGCGCTGGTGCCGGGGTTGCTGCAGGTCCAGCAGATCGACGGCCTGCATCACTACCTGGTGCTCGACCAAGGGCCGGATTTCGAACATTTCCTCTACGCCGCCGGCGCGCGCAGCGCGCATGGCATGCCGGTGAGCCTGGACCGCGCGGTCAACGGCCTGCTGGCTCAGAACCACATCGGCGCCGGCCGCGGTTGA
- a CDS encoding GntR family transcriptional regulator yields MSRTQALTIQIATGDSRPIARQIVDAVRMKVATGELDAGHQLPSVRGLAQQLTINPNTVAKAYAELVAEGWLEARQGLGLYVAPQRQRLSQGERERRLTDAIARFVNEVAALDYRNAEVLARLRQELQALKPRKAG; encoded by the coding sequence ATGAGCCGTACCCAAGCCCTGACGATCCAGATCGCCACCGGCGATTCGCGTCCTATCGCCAGGCAGATCGTCGACGCGGTGCGCATGAAGGTCGCCACCGGCGAACTCGATGCCGGCCATCAACTGCCCAGCGTGCGCGGTCTGGCCCAGCAACTGACCATCAATCCCAACACCGTCGCCAAGGCCTACGCCGAACTGGTCGCCGAAGGCTGGCTGGAAGCGCGCCAGGGCCTGGGCCTGTACGTCGCCCCGCAGCGTCAGCGGCTGAGCCAGGGCGAGCGCGAGCGACGCCTCACCGACGCGATCGCGCGCTTCGTCAACGAAGTGGCGGCGCTGGATTACCGCAACGCCGAAGTGCTGGCGCGGCTGCGCCAGGAACTGCAGGCGCTCAAGCCGCGCAAAGCCGGCTGA